One window of the Zea mays cultivar B73 chromosome 3, Zm-B73-REFERENCE-NAM-5.0, whole genome shotgun sequence genome contains the following:
- the LOC100191908 gene encoding uncharacterized protein isoform X1: MVPGIATKTAARPVAWAPQPRNMFVFGAGFVGRYVSERLLAQGWQVSGTCTTVTTKRELEMLGMNASVFDGTEDSLENIHSLRQATHLLISIPPIPGVGDPLLINLDEDLRRILGHGNLEWLCYLSSTSVYGDCGGVLVDEDALDTLAKSKSLSRKQKLRESKQYTARIHVADIYQAVLASMSIRCARKIFNVVDDDPAPRAEVFAFATSLIQRRYPDMITETIDAKPAGLDYQEMIVPAEKRVSNARMKQELGVNLLHPTYRSGLQSILDAWQIQPPLPNTSQ; encoded by the exons ATGGTTCCAGGAATCGCCACCAAGACGGCGGCGCGACCGGTGGCCTGGGCACCTCAGCCTCGGAACATGTTCGTGTTCGGCGCAGGTTTCGTCGGCCGCTACGTCTCGGAGCGCCTCCTCGCGCAGGGCTG GCAGGTCTCCGGGACGTGCACCACTGTCACCACGAAGAGGGAGCTAGAGATGCTGGGCATGAATGCTTCCGTTTTCGATGGCACAGAGGACAG CCTGGAAAATATTCACAGTTTACGACAAGCAACTCACTTGCTCATCTCCATCCCACCCATCCCTGGAGTTGGTGATCCT CTACTTATTAATTTAGATGAAGATCTGAGGAGAATACTCGGCCATGGTAATCTTGAATGGCTATGCTACCTTTCGTCAACAA GTGTGTATGGTGATTGTGGTGGTGTATTGGTTGATGAGGA TGCTTTGGACACCTTAGCGAAGAGCAAATCTTTGTCACGGAAACAGAAGTTGCGAGAATCTAAGCAATATACTGCACGAATCCACGTGGCTGACATCTACCAGGCTGTCTTGGCTAGCATGAGCATCAGATGTGCAAG GAAAATATTTAATGTGGTGGATGACGACCCTGCCCCAAGAGCTGAAGTTTTTGCGTTTGCTACGAGTTTGATACAGAGGAGATATCCTGATATGATAACTGAAACCATTGATGCCAAGCCTGCAGGCTTAGATTATCAAGAGATGATCGTACCTGCAGAGAAACGGGTTTCTAATGCTCGGATGAAGCAGGAACTTGGTGTTAATCTGCTTCATCCAACTTATAGATCTGGTCTGCAGAGTATCCTTGATGCTTGGCAAATTCAGCCTCCACTTCCCAATACAAGTCAATGA
- the LOC100191908 gene encoding uncharacterized protein LOC100191908, translated as MVPGIATKTAARPVAWAPQPRNMFVFGAGFVGRYVSERLLAQGWQVSGTCTTVTTKRELEMLGMNASVFDGTEDSLENIHSLRQATHLLISIPPIPGVGDPLLINLDEDLRRILGHGNLEWLCYLSSTSVYGDCGGVLVDEDHTVNPKSESAKLRYNAEKGWLNLIDDPKLSAFVFRLGGIYGPGRSALDTLAKSKSLSRKQKLRESKQYTARIHVADIYQAVLASMSIRCARKIFNVVDDDPAPRAEVFAFATSLIQRRYPDMITETIDAKPAGLDYQEMIVPAEKRVSNARMKQELGVNLLHPTYRSGLQSILDAWQIQPPLPNTSQ; from the exons ATGGTTCCAGGAATCGCCACCAAGACGGCGGCGCGACCGGTGGCCTGGGCACCTCAGCCTCGGAACATGTTCGTGTTCGGCGCAGGTTTCGTCGGCCGCTACGTCTCGGAGCGCCTCCTCGCGCAGGGCTG GCAGGTCTCCGGGACGTGCACCACTGTCACCACGAAGAGGGAGCTAGAGATGCTGGGCATGAATGCTTCCGTTTTCGATGGCACAGAGGACAG CCTGGAAAATATTCACAGTTTACGACAAGCAACTCACTTGCTCATCTCCATCCCACCCATCCCTGGAGTTGGTGATCCT CTACTTATTAATTTAGATGAAGATCTGAGGAGAATACTCGGCCATGGTAATCTTGAATGGCTATGCTACCTTTCGTCAACAA GTGTGTATGGTGATTGTGGTGGTGTATTGGTTGATGAGGA TCATACAGTAAACCCAAAGAGCGAGTCTGCCAAATTAAGATATAACGCAGAAAAAGGATGGCTGAATCTTATTGATGATCCAAAACTGTCAGCTTTTGTATTCCGTTTAGGTGGAATATATGGGCCTGGAAGAAG TGCTTTGGACACCTTAGCGAAGAGCAAATCTTTGTCACGGAAACAGAAGTTGCGAGAATCTAAGCAATATACTGCACGAATCCACGTGGCTGACATCTACCAGGCTGTCTTGGCTAGCATGAGCATCAGATGTGCAAG GAAAATATTTAATGTGGTGGATGACGACCCTGCCCCAAGAGCTGAAGTTTTTGCGTTTGCTACGAGTTTGATACAGAGGAGATATCCTGATATGATAACTGAAACCATTGATGCCAAGCCTGCAGGCTTAGATTATCAAGAGATGATCGTACCTGCAGAGAAACGGGTTTCTAATGCTCGGATGAAGCAGGAACTTGGTGTTAATCTGCTTCATCCAACTTATAGATCTGGTCTGCAGAGTATCCTTGATGCTTGGCAAATTCAGCCTCCACTTCCCAATACAAGTCAATGA